In Janthinobacterium sp. 67, a genomic segment contains:
- a CDS encoding TetR/AcrR family transcriptional regulator, translating into MTPLNGENIWEYILDRHAERIGVKRRKPALENLERIFVATFRLANDVGFRAMSLRDLCRETGLSMGGLYGYITSKDQLAEMIEDVVRHATQALPLLFADVKSPLDRLEAMIRSSIYLSEVLQPWFYFVFMDSRVLQVEQRSMAKNSELYVQTLIAATIAEIEPKPQGDATLLAAHCLALFQDWYVKRWKYRAAKVNVDDFADSVVSTVRGYLSMTGRSD; encoded by the coding sequence ATGACGCCTTTAAATGGCGAAAACATCTGGGAATATATTCTTGACCGCCACGCGGAACGTATCGGCGTCAAGCGCCGCAAGCCGGCGCTGGAAAATCTGGAACGCATCTTCGTCGCCACCTTCCGCCTGGCCAATGACGTGGGCTTCCGCGCCATGAGCTTGCGCGACCTGTGCCGCGAGACGGGTCTGTCGATGGGCGGCCTGTATGGTTACATCACCAGCAAGGATCAACTGGCCGAAATGATCGAGGACGTGGTGCGCCACGCCACGCAAGCCTTGCCGCTGCTGTTCGCCGACGTGAAGTCGCCGCTGGACCGCCTGGAGGCGATGATACGCTCGTCGATCTACCTGTCCGAAGTGCTGCAGCCGTGGTTTTATTTCGTCTTCATGGATTCGCGCGTGCTGCAGGTGGAGCAGCGCAGCATGGCGAAGAATTCGGAACTGTACGTGCAGACCCTGATCGCCGCCACCATCGCCGAAATCGAACCGAAGCCGCAGGGCGACGCCACCTTGCTGGCCGCGCACTGCTTGGCCCTGTTCCAGGACTGGTACGTGAAGCGCTGGAAGTACCGCGCCGCGAAGGTCAATGTCGACGATTTTGCCGACAGCGTCGTCAGCACGGTGCGCGGGTACCTGAGCATGACCGGTAGGTCGGATTAG